One genomic window of Thalassolituus hydrocarboniclasticus includes the following:
- a CDS encoding helix-turn-helix domain-containing protein produces the protein MVTQLFSENIYLKPNARLCKKVSASQINLHFLHGFIGFQGHAEDLSLSDSPFNTGMSVALIRVNNGHLKLNDQHLLTDRFYLCNLHAIRHISTNECSFFGMLIPGLQVDLNSLINSKTVILMNNDDWLENNLCFDLHQLFTALNEQDSLRATSISQIISGYLFETINSELEQNACEKKLTDSYYRLLSYIGRNLNSRKLGINMLTEATFMSRAGIYRLTNHFGGAIGLINHMRSTLALIDILNEDRADISFKDAYPNYGFSSYGCFLRAFRKIHGVPPGDIRKNGLKSLHQDNESGQSHAQKPRFYAWFRSYFIWNI, from the coding sequence ATGGTTACCCAATTGTTTTCAGAAAATATTTATTTAAAGCCAAATGCCAGGTTATGTAAGAAAGTGTCAGCGTCACAGATCAACTTACACTTTCTTCATGGCTTTATTGGTTTTCAGGGCCATGCAGAAGATCTTTCCTTGTCTGACAGTCCATTTAATACAGGCATGTCTGTTGCGCTCATCCGGGTTAATAACGGCCATCTGAAGCTTAATGACCAGCATCTTTTAACGGATAGGTTTTATTTATGTAATCTCCATGCTATCCGCCATATAAGCACTAATGAATGCTCTTTTTTTGGCATGCTGATTCCTGGCCTTCAGGTTGACCTCAATAGTCTCATTAACAGTAAGACCGTGATTCTGATGAATAACGATGACTGGCTGGAGAACAACCTCTGCTTTGATCTGCATCAACTTTTTACTGCATTAAACGAGCAGGATTCACTGCGTGCAACAAGCATAAGTCAGATTATCAGCGGCTATCTTTTCGAGACGATTAACAGTGAACTCGAACAGAATGCCTGCGAAAAGAAACTAACAGATAGTTATTACAGACTACTTTCTTATATTGGCAGAAACCTGAATTCACGCAAGCTGGGCATCAACATGCTGACAGAGGCAACGTTTATGTCACGCGCGGGTATTTATCGTCTGACCAATCACTTCGGCGGAGCCATCGGGTTAATCAATCATATGCGCTCAACACTCGCACTGATTGACATTCTGAATGAAGACCGGGCTGACATATCCTTCAAAGATGCATACCCTAACTATGGTTTCAGCTCTTACGGTTGCTTTCTTCGTGCTTTCAGAAAAATTCATGGTGTCCCTCCGGGTGACATCAGAAAAAACGGATTGAAGTCATTACATCAAGACAATGAATCCGGTCAAAGCCATGCCCAAAAACCGCGTTTCTATGCATGGTTCCGGAGCTATTTCATCTGGAATATATGA
- a CDS encoding helix-turn-helix domain-containing protein gives MMKKDLYFQYAIGGNHSMSSTEGQWDKALSPFFKVQTKINPHPPPENQAETCTTDGMTILCLEIHQEVLLQSQINASLQENASAVLVYTEQGSAELFTCSQNIKINCGETFIIENSQPFILRADTCRLRLVIFNLHLISAIYPLIKMTRIMPLSHNNKAELLQHFIRDEFDRFRNLNSSGYTIRQETASHILRLMVQDQYLARIRNSHEKTMAVQKYLAANIFQPDITAATLCKELDISTYELQKIMQPHGGLKQYINKARIEEFCRKLHQGIDYSYNLYALSLDLGFRSESAFRRIFKSVTGVVPSKFLSDIHNRINPSPGHSE, from the coding sequence ATGATGAAAAAGGATCTTTATTTTCAATATGCTATTGGTGGCAATCACTCTATGAGCAGCACAGAGGGCCAGTGGGATAAGGCTCTGTCTCCTTTTTTTAAAGTCCAGACAAAAATTAACCCGCATCCGCCCCCGGAGAATCAGGCAGAAACCTGCACTACCGATGGAATGACCATTCTTTGCCTGGAAATACACCAGGAAGTATTGCTTCAATCTCAAATAAACGCATCGCTGCAAGAAAATGCATCCGCTGTCTTAGTGTATACAGAGCAAGGCAGCGCAGAGTTGTTTACCTGCAGCCAGAACATAAAAATTAACTGCGGCGAGACATTTATTATTGAAAACAGCCAGCCTTTTATTCTTCGGGCTGACACATGTCGCCTGAGATTGGTGATATTTAACCTGCACCTTATATCGGCCATTTATCCACTGATAAAAATGACGCGCATCATGCCGTTAAGCCATAACAATAAAGCAGAACTATTGCAGCACTTTATTCGGGATGAGTTTGACCGGTTCCGGAATCTGAACAGTTCTGGTTATACAATACGACAGGAAACAGCCAGCCATATTCTGCGGTTAATGGTACAGGATCAATATCTGGCCAGAATCCGCAACAGCCATGAAAAAACCATGGCGGTGCAAAAATACTTAGCTGCAAATATATTTCAGCCCGACATCACCGCAGCCACCCTGTGTAAAGAACTCGATATATCGACTTACGAACTGCAGAAAATTATGCAACCTCACGGTGGCCTGAAGCAGTACATCAACAAGGCCAGAATTGAGGAATTTTGCAGAAAACTACACCAAGGTATCGACTACTCTTACAACCTTTATGCGCTGTCACTTGATCTGGGATTCAGGTCTGAATCAGCCTTCCGGCGGATATTTAAAAGTGTAACCGGCGTCGTGCCGAGTAAGTTCTTAAGTGATATCCATAACCGCATTAACCCGTCTCCAGGTCATTCTGAGTAA
- a CDS encoding FG-GAP repeat protein — MNQRHVKARSVASAVQVTLVSALLSACGGSSSDDPRFSVTPSAGNGGSISPDTAQVLNKGETTRFDIMAESGYRIDDVSGCDGTLQGSTYTTGAITADCTVEASFMRTHRVAVNAGAGGSISPDTAQVVDTETTTSFEITADNGYRIDGVSGCDGALQGSTYTTGAITADCTIEASFIPADPVLSLSLAATKTFSFSWQDVAEETEYRLLESLDGQQDFTQIQTLPADTTSYQYSVFLPQRVNARYRLQACNLSDGYEDCRTSAEVTAQGSLTDAVGYVKAARIDWGLNDPAYRSAEGQFGLAVALSADGSTLAVGMPEETNLNSGIDAEQSDIRGNSVGAVYVFRLIHGQWLQQAYIKASNADELDSFGSSLALSGDGSTLAVGAFNEGSSATGVNGVQADNSTPYAGAVYVFQYSGAGWAQQAYIKASNTGAGDRFGRSLALSADGSTLAVGAFFESSSATGVDGDQADNSAYLAGAIYMFQRAGLSWTQQAYIKASNTGVKDQFGISLALSADGSTLAVSALAEASSATGVGGDETDDSLTYAGAVYVFLRADQAWAQQAYIKASNTGANDYFGSSVALSADGSTLAVGAQNEGSSAAGVGAGQEDNSASKAGAVYVFQRTGLHWAQQAYLKASNTGTRDNFGYAVALSADGDSLAVSAPGERSSAAGINGEQMDDAAYESGAVYLFQRTEAGWAQPAYIKASNTGYGDTFGRSVALSADGQTLAVGAPLEASSATGVNGDQTNNNAVGSGAVYLY; from the coding sequence ATGAATCAAAGGCATGTTAAGGCGCGCTCTGTCGCGTCTGCGGTTCAGGTCACGCTCGTCAGTGCGTTGTTATCGGCCTGTGGCGGCAGCAGCAGTGACGACCCGCGCTTCAGTGTTACTCCGTCAGCGGGTAATGGCGGCAGCATCAGCCCGGACACGGCGCAGGTGTTGAATAAAGGTGAGACCACCCGTTTCGACATTATGGCCGAGAGTGGCTACCGCATTGATGACGTGTCAGGCTGTGACGGTACGCTGCAGGGCAGCACCTATACCACCGGGGCCATTACGGCTGACTGTACGGTAGAAGCCAGCTTTATGCGGACTCACCGCGTTGCTGTCAATGCTGGCGCAGGCGGCAGCATCAGCCCGGACACGGCACAGGTGGTGGATACCGAAACCACCACCAGTTTTGAGATTACAGCAGACAATGGTTACCGCATTGATGGCGTGTCGGGCTGTGACGGTGCGCTGCAGGGCAGCACCTATACCACCGGGGCCATTACGGCCGACTGCACGATAGAGGCGAGCTTTATTCCCGCGGACCCGGTACTGAGTCTGTCGTTGGCGGCGACTAAAACCTTCAGTTTCAGCTGGCAGGATGTTGCCGAAGAAACCGAATACCGTTTGCTGGAAAGCCTGGACGGCCAGCAGGATTTCACCCAGATTCAGACGTTACCCGCCGATACAACCAGTTATCAGTATTCGGTGTTTCTGCCCCAGCGTGTGAATGCCCGCTACAGATTACAGGCCTGTAATCTGTCAGATGGCTATGAAGACTGCCGCACCTCTGCTGAAGTAACAGCCCAGGGAAGCCTGACCGACGCGGTGGGTTATGTTAAAGCAGCGCGGATTGATTGGGGCTTGAATGATCCTGCCTATAGGTCTGCCGAAGGTCAGTTTGGATTGGCTGTAGCGCTATCGGCCGATGGCAGTACGCTGGCGGTAGGTATGCCAGAGGAGACCAACCTTAACTCTGGCATTGATGCGGAGCAGTCAGATATCCGTGGCAATAGTGTCGGTGCTGTGTATGTGTTCCGCCTTATCCATGGGCAGTGGCTGCAGCAGGCTTATATCAAAGCCTCGAATGCCGATGAATTGGACAGCTTTGGCAGCAGTCTGGCATTGTCAGGCGATGGCTCGACACTGGCGGTTGGCGCTTTTAATGAAGGCAGCAGCGCGACCGGTGTTAACGGTGTTCAGGCAGATAACAGTACTCCTTACGCAGGTGCGGTGTATGTGTTTCAGTACTCAGGCGCTGGTTGGGCGCAGCAGGCCTATATAAAAGCCTCGAATACTGGGGCGGGTGATCGGTTTGGCCGTTCGTTAGCGTTATCGGCCGATGGCAGCACCCTGGCGGTAGGCGCTTTTTTTGAAAGCAGCAGTGCAACCGGTGTTGACGGTGATCAGGCGGATAACAGTGCCTATTTAGCGGGTGCGATATATATGTTCCAGCGTGCAGGCCTTAGCTGGACACAACAGGCTTACATCAAAGCCTCGAATACCGGGGTAAAAGATCAGTTTGGCATCAGCCTGGCGCTGTCGGCCGATGGCAGCACTCTGGCGGTCAGCGCTTTGGCTGAAGCCAGCAGTGCAACCGGTGTTGGTGGTGATGAGACGGATGACAGTTTGACATACGCAGGTGCGGTGTATGTGTTTCTGCGTGCAGACCAAGCCTGGGCTCAGCAGGCTTATATTAAGGCTTCTAATACCGGTGCAAATGACTATTTTGGCTCGAGTGTCGCATTATCGGCTGATGGCAGCACTCTGGCGGTTGGCGCTCAGAATGAAGGCAGCAGCGCAGCCGGTGTTGGTGCAGGGCAGGAGGACAACAGTGCTTCTAAAGCAGGTGCGGTGTATGTGTTCCAGCGTACCGGCTTGCACTGGGCGCAGCAGGCCTATCTTAAGGCCTCTAATACCGGCACGAGAGATAACTTTGGCTATGCCGTCGCCTTATCGGCGGATGGCGACAGCCTGGCGGTAAGCGCTCCGGGCGAAAGGAGCAGTGCAGCCGGTATTAATGGTGAGCAAATGGATGATGCCGCTTATGAATCTGGTGCGGTGTATCTGTTTCAGCGCACAGAGGCTGGCTGGGCGCAGCCGGCCTATATCAAAGCCTCCAATACCGGTTACGGTGACACGTTTGGCCGATCGGTTGCCTTATCCGCGGATGGCCAGACTCTGGCTGTGGGGGCGCCACTAGAAGCGAGTAGCGCTACCGGTGTTAATGGCGATCAAACTAATAACAACGCTGTAGGGTCTGGCGCGGTGTATCTGTACTGA
- a CDS encoding AraC family transcriptional regulator encodes MSSHPTNTLTTAALQPLLRLLESKGFSGMDLLSPGHEARTEHLSSQRMSISQFDRLLEQASKLLNEPAIGLAAGQHLDLPSFYLLGFLLSGCQTGREALTILRRYYSLISDTRSPDLFVGNESIKVLYYVAEGSAFGSHARSEFIATSIHTAGKAFGGSYYQVQGVGFRFPPPSYRDRLEQFFGIPVQYNQPHNWISFSGKLLDKPLAQANPELFNSLRRQAEVATTRFGQLQAFSRKVMHILYQWPDSIPITKEAVADLLSTSSRTLTRRLQEENCQFSSLLRDVRLEKAKQALERGHTDVQQLAIELGFSDRRGFERAFKQWTGETPAAYRRNCRSRSEVVTEMAEAD; translated from the coding sequence ATGAGTTCGCATCCGACCAATACTTTGACAACGGCGGCTTTGCAGCCCTTGTTGCGTTTGTTGGAAAGCAAAGGCTTCTCCGGCATGGACCTGCTGTCACCGGGCCATGAGGCCAGAACCGAGCATCTTTCCAGCCAGCGCATGTCCATCAGCCAGTTTGACCGGCTGCTGGAACAGGCCAGTAAACTGCTTAACGAACCTGCCATCGGCCTTGCCGCCGGACAGCATCTCGACCTGCCCAGCTTTTATCTGCTGGGGTTCCTGTTGAGCGGTTGCCAGACTGGCCGGGAAGCCCTGACCATTCTGCGTCGTTACTACTCGCTGATCAGTGATACCCGTTCGCCTGACCTGTTTGTCGGTAATGAAAGCATTAAAGTGCTTTACTATGTTGCCGAAGGCAGTGCCTTTGGCAGTCATGCCCGCAGCGAGTTTATCGCCACCAGCATTCATACCGCCGGCAAGGCCTTTGGCGGCAGTTACTATCAGGTACAGGGGGTTGGCTTCCGCTTTCCGCCACCGTCCTACCGTGACCGGCTGGAGCAGTTCTTCGGTATTCCGGTTCAGTACAATCAGCCACATAACTGGATATCGTTTTCCGGCAAGTTACTGGATAAGCCATTGGCGCAGGCAAACCCGGAGTTATTCAACTCTCTGCGTCGTCAGGCTGAAGTAGCAACAACCCGTTTCGGCCAGTTGCAGGCGTTCAGCCGTAAGGTGATGCATATTCTGTATCAGTGGCCGGACTCCATCCCGATCACCAAAGAAGCCGTTGCCGACCTGCTGAGCACCAGCAGCCGTACCCTGACCCGGCGCCTGCAGGAAGAAAACTGCCAGTTCTCTTCCCTGTTGCGTGACGTACGCCTGGAGAAGGCCAAACAGGCACTGGAGCGCGGTCATACCGATGTACAGCAGCTGGCCATTGAGCTGGGCTTTTCTGACCGTCGGGGGTTTGAGCGGGCGTTCAAGCAATGGACCGGTGAAACTCCGGCAGCCTATCGGCGCAATTGTCGCTCCCGCAGTGAAGTGGTTACCGAAATGGCCGAGGCCGATTAA
- a CDS encoding class I SAM-dependent methyltransferase — MQEQLTLWLLSLPDSELALDTQAIGAFWQRLPYWAFAWAGGRALAQWIVANPQAVAGKKVLDFGCGSGLVGIAAAKAGAAEVWVADLDANALQAAAENAALNGVEVLPVKGEWPQVDLLLASDVLYDISSSADLKQLMLSIPDWILAESRFVAPDFVALDCLHSMVSSTLPAIGDFDEAVEVEIYCRAGQSRLT; from the coding sequence ATGCAAGAGCAGTTAACCCTGTGGTTGCTCAGTCTGCCAGACAGTGAATTGGCTCTGGATACTCAGGCCATCGGTGCTTTCTGGCAGCGTCTGCCGTACTGGGCCTTTGCCTGGGCGGGCGGGCGTGCTCTGGCGCAATGGATTGTGGCTAACCCTCAGGCGGTTGCCGGCAAGAAGGTGCTGGATTTTGGCTGTGGCTCAGGGTTGGTTGGCATCGCCGCAGCTAAGGCCGGAGCAGCGGAAGTCTGGGTTGCCGATCTGGACGCAAATGCTCTGCAGGCTGCAGCCGAAAATGCAGCCCTGAACGGGGTGGAGGTTTTACCGGTAAAAGGTGAGTGGCCACAGGTCGACCTGCTGCTGGCCAGTGATGTGCTCTACGACATCAGCTCCAGTGCCGATCTTAAGCAGCTGATGCTGAGTATTCCCGACTGGATTCTGGCCGAAAGCCGCTTTGTTGCACCGGATTTTGTTGCGCTGGATTGCCTGCACTCCATGGTCAGTTCGACACTTCCCGCCATTGGTGATTTTGATGAGGCGGTGGAGGTTGAGATTTATTGCCGCGCCGGTCAATCTCGACTAACGTAA
- a CDS encoding murein transglycosylase domain-containing protein, whose product MNLNFSPSFFSYFRLVGLWLLCLPALADDGRLPDNFAELSDDVQAVILEYAFFSEKANQVWGQDFEEASAHAMVKYLDDYHTRVHIDFAAGRIRVESERSKTPLTAIKQALVATLLTPADPSAVDLYTAADMGITGKPFLAGQVLDQDGKSIEYPWRAERFAQYLIDHKVRHKGARYWVDVAMVRSHKQRSAAGYRPLVERAATRYKLSPSLILAVIETESSFNPFAVSHAGAYGLMQVMQNTAGRDVYQRIYGRDDRPTRSYLLNPANNIDAGSAYLSILRDVYLRDIQGWQKREYCIIAAYNGGAGNLFKAFHSDRKKAVQRINAMSAEEVYRTIVHKHPKAESRRYLEKVTAFKKHWF is encoded by the coding sequence GTGAACCTTAATTTTTCTCCGTCGTTCTTTTCTTACTTCCGTCTTGTTGGGCTGTGGCTGCTCTGTTTGCCGGCGCTGGCAGACGACGGACGCCTGCCGGATAACTTTGCCGAGCTGTCGGATGATGTACAGGCGGTGATTCTCGAATACGCCTTCTTTTCTGAAAAAGCCAATCAGGTCTGGGGTCAGGACTTCGAAGAGGCCTCAGCTCATGCGATGGTTAAATATCTCGATGATTACCACACCCGGGTTCATATCGACTTTGCTGCCGGGCGTATCCGGGTCGAAAGTGAGCGCAGTAAAACGCCGTTAACGGCAATAAAGCAGGCATTGGTGGCTACACTGCTGACGCCGGCCGATCCTTCGGCCGTCGATCTGTACACGGCAGCCGATATGGGCATTACCGGCAAACCTTTTCTGGCCGGGCAGGTGCTTGATCAGGATGGTAAAAGCATTGAATACCCCTGGCGGGCTGAGCGCTTTGCCCAGTATCTGATTGATCACAAAGTCCGCCATAAAGGCGCGCGCTATTGGGTCGATGTTGCTATGGTGCGCAGTCATAAACAGCGCAGTGCCGCCGGCTACCGGCCTCTGGTTGAGCGTGCAGCAACACGTTATAAATTATCGCCATCATTAATTCTGGCGGTGATTGAAACAGAAAGCAGTTTTAATCCTTTTGCCGTTTCCCACGCTGGTGCCTATGGCCTGATGCAGGTTATGCAGAATACCGCCGGGCGTGATGTCTATCAGCGTATTTATGGCCGTGATGACCGTCCGACACGCAGCTACCTGTTGAATCCGGCTAATAATATTGACGCTGGCAGTGCCTATCTATCGATTCTGCGGGATGTGTATCTGCGTGATATTCAGGGTTGGCAAAAACGTGAATACTGCATTATTGCCGCTTATAACGGCGGCGCCGGAAATCTGTTTAAAGCCTTTCACTCCGACCGTAAAAAAGCTGTACAGCGTATTAATGCTATGTCGGCAGAGGAAGTTTACCGCACGATAGTACACAAGCATCCGAAAGCAGAATCCCGGCGCTATCTGGAAAAAGTAACGGCGTTTAAAAAACACTGGTTTTAA
- a CDS encoding DUF1329 domain-containing protein, whose product MKRRLLFATLVCFVLPAMAAVAPEDIARLGKDLTPVGAEKLGNGNDIPAWRGGLPLDKKHKPGAFHADPFAADQPRFRISAANVAEHRSRLTDGQVALLQRFPDLYFEVYPTRRSASYPDYVYDAIKVNAKRAGLMKYGAGVTGATMTSPFPVPENGLEVLWNHTLRFRGHSMSYTSVASSVTQGGQRIDALREYEYFLQYSMPGAEPADLDNKIFYLKRKTLAPAQLAGGITLVHETLDQVRSPRKSWIYMPGQRRLRRTPDLAYDTADINTNSIRTVDQVDMFNGAPDYYDWELKGKREIYIPYNAYKVHQGTLKIDDILQDHHINPSLLRYEAHRVWVVEAKLRLGYSHRYSTRRYYVDEDSWSIIYAEEYDEEGKLWQVTEAHTINYYDVQLVYPTLEVTYDLESGRYYAEGLDNERGGTIDFSQELDADDFSPNAIRREAVR is encoded by the coding sequence ATGAAACGACGGCTTTTGTTTGCTACGTTAGTGTGCTTTGTTTTGCCGGCCATGGCTGCCGTCGCTCCGGAAGACATTGCCAGACTGGGCAAAGACCTGACTCCGGTAGGCGCAGAGAAACTGGGCAATGGTAATGATATTCCGGCCTGGCGAGGTGGTCTGCCTCTCGATAAAAAACACAAACCAGGCGCGTTTCATGCCGACCCTTTCGCCGCCGATCAACCACGATTCCGGATTTCGGCCGCTAATGTTGCAGAGCACCGTTCACGTCTGACCGATGGTCAGGTTGCCTTGCTGCAGCGTTTTCCCGACCTGTATTTCGAAGTTTATCCAACCCGTCGTTCAGCGTCTTACCCGGACTACGTATATGACGCAATTAAGGTCAATGCGAAACGTGCCGGTCTGATGAAATACGGTGCCGGTGTTACCGGTGCCACCATGACGTCGCCTTTCCCTGTGCCGGAGAACGGCCTGGAAGTGTTGTGGAACCATACCCTGCGTTTCCGCGGTCACTCGATGTCTTATACCTCCGTTGCTTCATCCGTCACTCAGGGGGGTCAGCGCATCGATGCCTTGCGTGAATATGAATACTTCCTGCAATACAGTATGCCAGGTGCTGAACCTGCAGATCTCGATAATAAAATCTTCTATCTGAAGCGTAAAACCCTTGCTCCGGCACAGCTGGCAGGTGGTATCACACTGGTTCATGAAACCCTCGATCAGGTACGTTCACCACGTAAATCCTGGATTTATATGCCGGGCCAGCGTCGTCTGCGCCGTACCCCCGATCTTGCGTATGACACGGCGGATATCAACACCAACTCTATCCGTACCGTTGACCAGGTGGATATGTTTAACGGCGCGCCGGATTACTATGACTGGGAGCTGAAAGGTAAGCGTGAAATCTATATTCCGTACAATGCCTACAAGGTTCATCAGGGCACGCTGAAAATTGATGATATCCTGCAGGATCATCACATAAACCCGTCACTGTTGCGTTATGAGGCACACCGTGTCTGGGTCGTTGAAGCTAAGTTGCGTCTTGGTTACAGCCATCGTTATTCAACCCGCCGCTACTACGTGGATGAAGACTCCTGGTCGATCATTTACGCTGAAGAATACGATGAAGAAGGTAAGCTGTGGCAGGTTACCGAAGCTCACACCATTAACTACTATGATGTTCAGCTGGTCTATCCAACGCTGGAAGTAACCTACGATCTTGAGAGTGGTCGTTACTACGCCGAGGGGCTGGATAACGAACGTGGCGGCACTATCGATTTCAGCCAGGAGCTGGATGCCGACGACTTTTCGCCGAATGCCATCCGCCGTGAGGCCGTGCGCTGA